In the genome of Arachis hypogaea cultivar Tifrunner chromosome 9, arahy.Tifrunner.gnm2.J5K5, whole genome shotgun sequence, the window TGTTTTGTAgcactgagatggtacagtgggagAGTAATACATTGTCTCAATGTGCATCTCAAAATAAAGCACACTAGTACCTATATCTTCAGTACCTCTATCACAGTGTCTTGTCCACCCTCCCTCGTTACAAATGCAGCCATATTGTCATGCCTGCTACACAAGTATTTTGTATGTGTTGATCAacattgagcttcttcttcttgatgaatgacaaactttGTTCCCAACTCTTTCCTAGGCTTAGGGGAAAGCCCTTTAGCCAACATCTCCTCATCATACTTCCTTGCCATATCAATTAATCCCTTCTCGACAAGAGCGTCAATCAAAGCATTGTAAGCAGATGCATCAGGGCTGCACCCAAGCTGCTCCATCTTGTCCCACACCATGAACACCAGCCTTAGAAACCCCCATCTCGCAAACTTCCTCATCAGCATCACATACGTGTCCATGTTGGGCCTCACCCCACTCCCAACCATTCTATCAAACAACCCAATCATCTCTTTAGGCTTCTCAAGTGTCGCAAAGAAACAATGATATGAAACTGTGTTGGGATAGCAGTCATCCCTACGCATTACATTGAGCAATGCAAGTGCTTCCTTATGCCTATAGCTATCACACAAGAGCCTCATTATAGTGTTGTATGTTACCACAGTCGGCTTAATCCCCAACTCCTTCATCTCATTGAAGACCCTGATTGAGAAATCAACACCTTGGGAGAGACCAATTGCACGAATCACTATGTTGTAAACAACCACATCTAATTGGATCCTTTGGCTCTTCAGGTTCTTGTAGAGCTTCACAGCCTTCCATGACTTCCCACTCTTGCAGAGGATGTCCATGTATATGGAGTAAGAGTGAAGATCCTTGTGGACCCCTTTAGCGTCCATCTCCTCCCAAAACTCGCGGCACTTGCTCCACCAACCCATCTTGTACCACCCGCGAAGAACCATGTTGGAGATCTTGGTTTTCCCAACGCTATCGATGAAGCCAGCATCAATGAGAAGGTCCTTGTTGTTGCCGAGGACGATGTCTTGGGCTTCGAGGACATGCTTGTGGTCGCAAAGGGCATCGATGAGGTTGGAGAAGGAGGTGTGATCCTTGAGGTTAAACTGGGAGAGGCGATGAAAGGTGGAAATGGCATCGTTTACGGCATGGGCAGAGGCATAGCGGTGGAACATGAGGCGGAAGGTGGTGTGATCGGGTTGGGAGTGAGGGTTCCACCGCATACGGTGGATGAGGTCCCAACAGAGGTCGAACTCGAAGTACTTGGCGAGAATGTCAAGGATGTTGTTATAGGTGGTGGTGGAGTGACGGAAGTGGTGGTGG includes:
- the LOC112709956 gene encoding pentatricopeptide repeat-containing protein At1g80550, mitochondrial isoform X1 translates to MHSLFSSKSAIRLQHSSFHRISSFFFLKFHSDDSIQLDEATVRETLVSFNNDWKKAFDFFNWVESHHHFRHSTTTYNNILDILAKYFEFDLCWDLIHRMRWNPHSQPDHTTFRLMFHRYASAHAVNDAISTFHRLSQFNLKDHTSFSNLIDALCDHKHVLEAQDIVLGNNKDLLIDAGFIDSVGKTKISNMVLRGWYKMGWWSKCREFWEEMDAKGVHKDLHSYSIYMDILCKSGKSWKAVKLYKNLKSQRIQLDVVVYNIVIRAIGLSQGVDFSIRVFNEMKELGIKPTVVTYNTIMRLLCDSYRHKEALALLNVMRRDDCYPNTVSYHCFFATLEKPKEMIGLFDRMVGSGVRPNMDTYVMLMRKFARWGFLRLVFMVWDKMEQLGCSPDASAYNALIDALVEKGLIDMARKYDEEMLAKGLSPKPRKELGTKFVIHQEEEAQC